One Myxococcus stipitatus genomic window, CACGCGCGAATCCTCACCGGCCCGGACACTACCAGAGCCGCTCGACAGCGGGGAACGTCTGGCGCCCACCCCCGGGCCGGCCCCCCCGGGGGTACCCTGCACGGCCGGTCAGGGTCCAGCCCCTGGGAGGCACGGGGGGAGGCGCCGGTTCCCCCCGGCCGGGCCCCCGGCGCATGGGCCCCATGCGCCCCGCTTCTATCCCGGGGCACTCACTGGTAAGGGGGGCGCGTGCGAATCAAACAGAAGCCCGAAGACTTCAGCGTCAAGGAATCCTACCGGTTCGACGAGGTTCCCAGCGGGCGCTTCCGGGTCTACCTGATGGACAAGCAGAAGCTGTCCACCTTCGACGCCGTGGCGCGCCTGCGCGACGCGTTCGGCCTCAAGCCGGGCTCCATCAGCTACTGCGGGCTGAAGGACAAGCAGGGCCGGACCGAGCAGATCATCGCCGTGGACGGCGCCGACGTGGACATGCAGGAGCCCGACCTGCGCCTGAAGTACCTGGGGCGCACCGACAAGGCCCTGTCCTCGGCCAACATCACCTCCAACCGCTTCTCCGTCACCGTCCGCGCCCTAAGCCCGGAGTCCCTGGGCCCCCTCAACGTGGCCGCCGCCGAGGTCAACCGCCTGGGCGTCGTCAACTACTTCGACAGCCAGCGCTTCGGCTCGCTGAAGCACGGCCAGGGCTTCATCGCCAAGGACCTCATCCGGGGCGACTTCGAGGCCGCCCTCCACAACTACCTGGCCAAGCCGTCGGAGCTGGACCGCTCCGAGGACGCCAAGGTGAAGGCCTTCTGGCGCGAGCACTGGGGCCGCTGGGACGCGCGCGTCCCCTTCGAGGGCACCAAGAAGTACCACCGCGTCCTCAAGTCGCTGCGCGACGAGCCCAAGGACTTCGTCCGGGCCTTCCTGCAGATCGACGCGGACTACCGCGCGATGCTGCTGTTCACCTACCAGAGCTACCTCTGGAACGAGGGCGTGCGGCGCTACCTCCAGCTGCTCCTGCCGCGCGAGCACCTGTTCCCCATGCGCTACCAGGCCGGCACGCTGCTGTTCCACCGCGACGCCAGCCCGGACGTGCTGCGCACCCTGCGCGACGCCACCTTCCCGCTGCTCGGCCCCGACAGCACCTTCTCCGACCCCAAGGTCGAGGAGGCGGTGCAGTGGGTGCTGGGCCGCGAGAAGCTGAAGCTGGACGACCTGCGCATCCCGGAGGCCGGGCGCCTGCTGTTCTTCAAGCACGAGGAGCGCCCCGTCCTGTCCTTCCCCCACAAGCTCGTGGTGGGCCGCACCCAGAACGACGAGCTCAACCGGGACCACATCAAGGTCAACGTCGCCTTCACCCTGCCCCCCGGCGCCTACGCCACCCTGGTCGTCAAGCGGCTGTTCCACTTCGAATACGCGGAGGACACCCCGGAGGAGATCCGCGCCTCGCAGCGCCCCAGGCTCGTCGAGGCCGAGCAGGCCGCCGGGCTGCCCTCCAGCCGCCGGGGCCCTCCCGCCCGCGAGGACGCCCGCCGCGCCCCCCCCGCCCGCGAGGGCGGCCGCCGCGCCCCCGCGCCCCGTCAGGCCCCGGCCAAGGACACCCCCACCCGGGGCAAGGCGCTCGCCCAGCAGGCGGAGACCCAGAAGCCCGAGCCCGCCGCGCCGCTCGGATTCCGTGAAAAACAGCGCCAGCGCAAGGCCGCCCGCGAGGTCGCCCGGACGGAGGCCGCCGCCAAGCGGCCGAAATCACGGAAGAAATAGGATTGCCGCGCGGATGAAATACCTGGACGCAATGGGCCGGGGCACACACCGTAGACCGGAATGTGAACGCTCTTGCCCTCGACGACGCTCCCGGGACGCTCGCCCACGCCATTGGGATGCTGATGGCTGACGACGCGGTCCCGCTCCCCTGGAAGGCCGACGTGCAGGCGGCCCGCCGGGGAGATCCGTCCGCCTTCGAGTCCCTGGTGCGCAGCGTCCAGCGCCAGGTGTACGGCCTGGCCCTGAGGCTGCTGCAGAGCGAAGCCGAGGCGGCG contains:
- the truD gene encoding tRNA pseudouridine(13) synthase TruD, translated to MRIKQKPEDFSVKESYRFDEVPSGRFRVYLMDKQKLSTFDAVARLRDAFGLKPGSISYCGLKDKQGRTEQIIAVDGADVDMQEPDLRLKYLGRTDKALSSANITSNRFSVTVRALSPESLGPLNVAAAEVNRLGVVNYFDSQRFGSLKHGQGFIAKDLIRGDFEAALHNYLAKPSELDRSEDAKVKAFWREHWGRWDARVPFEGTKKYHRVLKSLRDEPKDFVRAFLQIDADYRAMLLFTYQSYLWNEGVRRYLQLLLPREHLFPMRYQAGTLLFHRDASPDVLRTLRDATFPLLGPDSTFSDPKVEEAVQWVLGREKLKLDDLRIPEAGRLLFFKHEERPVLSFPHKLVVGRTQNDELNRDHIKVNVAFTLPPGAYATLVVKRLFHFEYAEDTPEEIRASQRPRLVEAEQAAGLPSSRRGPPAREDARRAPPAREGGRRAPAPRQAPAKDTPTRGKALAQQAETQKPEPAAPLGFREKQRQRKAAREVARTEAAAKRPKSRKK